The DNA region GAGCTCTTCCGCATGGTCGTATCTCCCTCAATCGATTTGGCGGCGGATATTCTCTTGCTGGAAATTCCTCTTATCGCGTTGCCTTCTCCGAGGCCCAAGGCTGCGCGGACCGTTGGTCGCGGGAACGAATTACAGCATGGAATGGCGCGGAGCGAAATGGGGCCGCTGCCATGGTCCGCGGCCCGAAGCCACGGCGTGAGCACCTATTGACAACCGTCCCATCGCGCCAGAAGACTCAAGGGTCATCGTCGTGCATCCGACCCCAGGGGATTCCGATGTCCCTCGACTTTCGCTTCCATCGCACTCCCGTCGACGTTCTCGCTTACGAGCTCGCCGAGGAGAAGGCCTCCGCGCTCGGACGCATGGGCCGCGCGCTGGAGCAGGCTCTCGCTAGATTGCGCGAGTTCGATGCCGCTCATCCGCGCGCTGAAGCACCGACATCCGCCCAACAGGCGCGGCGCATCCTGGTGCGGGAAGCTGGCCATGCGCTCTGGATGTTCGTGGTGCAGCGGGAAGCGTGCGGCATGCGCGACAGCCGCGCGATCATGCGCACCTACAGCGTGCCCGGCGAAGTGCAGCACTGCATGGGGCCGATGCTCGCCACATCGACCGCATCGCCATAAAGGCGCGGACTGCCACCGCGCTGCAGCAGTCGTCGACGAGCATGTTCGACGGCCAGTGCCACAGAC from Bradyrhizobium sp. B124 includes:
- a CDS encoding DUF6665 family protein, yielding MSLDFRFHRTPVDVLAYELAEEKASALGRMGRALEQALARLREFDAAHPRAEAPTSAQQARRILVREAGHALWMFVVQREACGMRDSRAIMRTYSVPGEVQHCMGPMLATSTASP